A region of uncultured Desulfobacter sp. DNA encodes the following proteins:
- a CDS encoding site-specific integrase: MGVKVREKDKGSGEWWIFINHQGKRKAKKVGRSKKVAENVAKQIEAKLTLGDAGLLDKEKDEEESVPSFSDYAGIWIKTIIPATCKPSTVIGYQILLDNHVLPVFGKKQVADISRMMVKTFLMKKVDSGLAISTVSYMKSCISGVLNAAIDDEVLTVNPAQRLGKLFKKRNTKDEIKPYTKEELSILLKAFQDFYPRHYPMVLTLARTGMRIGK, from the coding sequence ATGGGAGTTAAAGTCAGAGAAAAAGATAAAGGATCTGGTGAATGGTGGATATTCATAAACCACCAGGGGAAGAGAAAAGCAAAGAAGGTTGGGCGGTCTAAGAAAGTTGCAGAGAATGTTGCCAAGCAGATCGAAGCGAAGCTGACACTTGGCGATGCCGGCCTGCTTGACAAGGAAAAGGATGAAGAAGAAAGTGTACCCTCTTTTTCAGATTATGCTGGCATTTGGATAAAAACAATAATACCAGCAACATGCAAACCATCAACAGTTATTGGATATCAGATCCTTCTAGACAACCATGTTTTACCGGTGTTTGGGAAAAAACAGGTAGCAGACATCAGTCGGATGATGGTCAAAACTTTTTTGATGAAAAAAGTTGACTCCGGCCTAGCTATCAGCACGGTATCTTATATGAAAAGCTGCATATCTGGGGTGTTGAATGCTGCGATTGATGATGAAGTGCTAACGGTGAATCCAGCTCAACGTTTGGGGAAACTCTTCAAGAAAAGGAATACCAAGGACGAAATTAAGCCCTATACAAAGGAAGAGCTGTCAATTCTGCTGAAAGCGTTTCAGGATTTTTATCCGCGGCATTATCCAATGGTACTAACGTTGGCAAGGACGGGGATGAGAATCGGGAAGTGA